Within Pirellulales bacterium, the genomic segment CTTCTGGACACGCCTTCGCGCCGAGGCGCGCCGCGTCCTCCGCTTCGGGCGGGACGACATCGCCGTCGGCCGCGCAGTAGCCTTCTTCGTCGGTGCGGTAGACCAACGGGGCTCGCAAGGCACACAGTGCGTGACCG encodes:
- a CDS encoding ferredoxin — encoded protein: GHALCALRAPLVYRTDEEGYCAADGDVVPPEAEDAARLGAKACPEGAIRLELFAASTE